In Odocoileus virginianus isolate 20LAN1187 ecotype Illinois chromosome 12, Ovbor_1.2, whole genome shotgun sequence, the DNA window GCTCTCCCAGAGTCCCTCCTGTTGTCCTTGCTCATGTCAACTGTCCACCAAGCCCCCATGGTGAGAATGAAGGTTGGCTGTCTGGACAGGGTTAGTGAGAAAAACTCTGGCCCTATGCCTCCCCGTGATGCCTTCATTGCTTGAGCCCCAAGTCCCTAACACATGGCAGGCAATTGATGAGTTTTATGATAAGCTTGATTGCATTGTTTCACTTcataaaatatttcctctaaTGACTTTTGTTGTGCAGATTAGGAACTAGACATAAAGATCTGCCAGCTGTTGATTTCcccatatatataatttgtatttgaGGTGTTGAAAATCTTACAGTGTGTTCTGAATCATGGTAGAAGCATTGAATTTGAGTCCATATCACTCACTGTATTCTGATTACATAAATGTTCATGATCCATCCATGGAAATAGTGTCCTGAGCCATAAATGTCAAGATGCAAGATCagtattttttattgcttttcaataagtcaattttttctttcaagtttccAAGTTTCTTCTAGGCTAGTTATCAGAAATCTAATCTCATCCACCTCCCCTTTTCTTCTTGGGTTTTTTACTTAGCGGGAAGTCCCAGAATATATATTCCAAAGTGTCTGGAGATGAGGACATCTGAATGCATAGAACATGTTCTTGCAAGCATCTTCTGAGATGCCAACTCTCCCATCTGGCTTTTACACATTGGTCCATGAAAGTCTCCATGCAAGCAGTCCACTAGGAGAAGCTTTTTACCCTCATCTGTATAGTGAAGCATCTTTTCAGGTCCAGAAGCTCCCTTGACTACTTCCAAGCCATCCTGAGCACACAAGAATATTTCTGCTGCTTCTCTACAACCCAGGGCATGGCACATGTAAAGGATACTCTGTCAGCCTAGTGAAACCTCAAGAAAATCTTATCTTTGGAGACTCTTCACATTCCTGGGAACTGCCCCAGGAAGCAAGAAATGGAGCCACTTCACTGCTCTCACACTCATCTCTCCTTAGCTTGAAGTCTAAGACTCTGTGTGAAGCCCACCCCACTTCGCCACTGACTGTCTTCCCCTCTTCTTGGCTAGAGGAAGCAAATTCAGGAAATTAAAGGATACTTGCCATTACTCACTGAGTATTCCTTCAACCCTTAACATtggctgtatctttttttttttattccagtgtAGACTTTTGGAAATCAGAAGCCAGgaaaaaattttctctctttattttgctttcttctctacattttctttttttttctttttcttttttttattagttggaggctaattactttacaatattgtagtgggttttgtcatacatcgacatgaatcagccatggatttacctgtgttcctcatcccgatcccccctcccaccgccctctccacccgatccctctctTCCACACAATGCCATGGTTAATCGTGTGTATGTCTGTGCATGCCTGTGTaagcgctaagttgcttcagttatgtcagactctgtagcccgccaggctcctctgtccgtgggctctctgggcaagaatactggagtggattgccatgccctcctccagtggatcttcctgacccagaaatcaaaccgacacctcttatatctcttgcattggcgagtggattctttaccactagcgccacaggAAGTCCGTGTGTGTCTCTATTATTCATAAttatacattattaaaaaataacgTCTTGACGGTGAGAAACCAAGATGGCGGCGGCGGCACTAACGGCCGCGGCGGTTGGGAGGTAACTGTGGGGGTGAAGGCTGCGGTAGTTGGGAGGCAGCGGCAGAGTTTGGAACGAACGGAGCGGGGCGAAGAGGCGATAGAGCAGCGTCAGCCTGAACCTCTCAGATCGCGGCAGCTACACGTCCCCTGGGCCCTCAGCGGGCGGCGGCCGCCCCGCTTAGGGCCTAGTCTCCGAGCAGTGCCTCGGCTTCGTACAGCGGCGTCCGCCATGAGTCCTTAAGGGCGGTCCGAGCCCCCCAGTCCGAGGGCGCACCATGGAGCCGGGGTCTGACGACTTCCTACCGCCGCCGGAGTGCCCGGTGTTCGAGCCTAGCTGGGCGGAGTTCCGAGACCCTCTTGGCTACATTGCGAGAATCAGGCCCATCGCCGAGAAGTCTGGCATTTGCAAGATCCGCCCACCCGCGGACTGGCAGCCACCCTTTGCTGTTGAAGTGGACAACTTCAGGTTTACTCCCCGAATCCAGAGGCTGAATGAACTAGAGGCCCAGACGAGAGTGAAACTGAACTACTTGGATCAGATTGCCAAATTCTGGGAAATCCAGGGCTCTTCCTTAAAGATTCCCAATGTAGAACGGCGGATCTTGGACCTCTCCAGCCTCAGCAAAATCGTGGTGGAGGAAGGTGGCTATGAAGCCATCTGCAAGGACCGTCGATGGGCTCGGGTGGCCCAGCGCCTCAACTACCCACCAGGCAAAAACATTGGCTCCCTGCTGCGCTCCCACTATGAACGCATCGTTTACCCCTATGAGATGTACCAGTCTGGAGCCAACCTGGTGCAGTGCAACACACGTCCATTTGATAATGAGGAGAAAGACAAGGAATATAAACCTCACAGTATCCCCCTTCGACAGTCTGTGCAGCCCTCCAAGTTCAACAGCTATGGTCGGCGAGCCAAGAGACTGCAGCCTGATCCGGAACCCACAGAGGAAGACATTGAAAAGAATCCTGAGCTAAAGAAGCTTCAGATCTATGGGGCAGGCCCCAAGATGATGGGCCTAGGCCTCATGGCCAAGGATAAGACTCTGCGGAAGAAAGCTAAGGAAGGGCCCGAGTGTCCCCCTACTGTAGTGGTGAAGGAGGAGTCAGGCGGGGACATGAAGGTGGAGTCAACCTCACCCAAGACCTTCCTGGAGAGCAAGGAGGAGCTGAGTCACAGCCCAGAGCCCTGCACCAAGATGACCATGAGGCTCAGGAGGAACCACAGCAATGCCCAGTTTATTGAGTCATATGTGTGCCGAATGTGTTCCCGAGGGGATGAAGATGACAAGCTCCTGCTGTGTGATGGCTGTGATGACAACTACCACATCTTCTGCTTGTTGCCTCCTTTGCCTGAGATTCCCAAGGGTGTCTGGCGGTGTCCAAAGTGTGTCATGGCGGAGTGTAAGCGCCCCCCTGAAGCCTTTGGCTTTGAGCAGGCTACCCGGGAATACACTCTGCAGAGCTTTGGCGAGATGGCTGACTCCTTTAAAGCCGATTACTTCAACATGCCTGTACACATGGTACCCACAGAACTTGTGGAGAAGGAATTCTGGCGGCTGGTGAATAGCATTGAGGAAGATGTAACTGTTGAGTATGGGGCTGACATCCATTCCAAAGAATTTGGTAGCGGGTTCCCCGTCAGTGACAGTAAGCGGCACCTAACCCCTGAGGAGGAGGAGTATGCTACGAGTGGTTGGAACCTGAATGTGATGCCAGTGTTGGAACAGTCTGTACTGTGCCACATCAATGCAGATATCTCTGGCATGAAGGTGCCCTGGCTCTATGTGGGCATGGTCTTCTCAGCcttttgttggcatattgaggaTCACTGGAGTTACTCCATTAACTACCTCCACTGGGGTGAGCCGAAGACCTGGTATGGGGTACCCTCACTTGCAGCAGAACATTTGGAAGAGGTGATGAAGAAGCTGACACCTGAGCTCTTTGATAGCCAGCCTGACCTTCTGCACCAGCTTGTTACCCTCATGAATCCCAACACCCTCATGTCCCATGGTGTGCCGGTTGTCCGTACAAACCAGTGTGCAGGAGAATTTGTCATTACCTTCCCTCGTGCTTACCACAGTGGCTTTAACCAAGGCTACAACTTTGCTGAGGCTGTCAACTTTTGCACTGCTGACTGGCTGCCAGCTGGTCGCCAGTGCATTGAGCACTACCGCCGACTCCGAAGATATTGTGTCTTCTCCCATGAGGAGCTCATCTGCAAGATGGCTGCTTGTCCAGAGAAGCTGGACCTGAACCTAGCAGCAGCTGTGCATAAGGAGATGTTCATCATGGTGCAGGAGGAGCGGCGTCTACGAAAGGccctgctggagaagggcatcACCGAAGCTGAGCGAGAAGCTTTTGAGCTGCTCCCGGATGATGAACGCCAGTGCATCAAGTGCAAGACCACGTGCTTTCTATCAGCCCTAGCCTGCTATGACTGCCCTGACGGCCTTGTCTGCCTTTCCCACATCAATGATCTCTGCAAGTGCTCCAGTAGCCGGCAGTACTTGAGGTATCGGTACACCTTGGATGAGCTCCCTGCCATGCTCCATAAGCTGAAGGTCCGGGCTGAGTCCTTTGACACGTGGGCCAACAAAGTGCGAGTGGCCCTGGAGGTGGAGGATGGGCGGAAGCGCAGCCTTGAAGAGCTGAGGGCACTAGAGTCAGAGGCCCGTGAGCGGAGGTTTCCTAACAGTGAGCTGCTGCAGCGACTAAAGAACTGTCTGAGTGAGGCAGAGGCTTGCGTGTCCCGGGCTCTGGGGCTGGTCAGCGGCCAGGAAGCTGGCCCCCACAGGATGGCTGGTCTGCAGATGACCCTTGCTGAGCTCCGGGCCTTTCTGGAGCAGATGAACAACTTGCCTTGTGCCATGCACCAGATTGGGGATGTCAAGGGTATTCTGGAACAGGTGGAAGCCTACCAAGCTGAGGCCTGTGAGGCTCTGGCCTCATTGCCGTCCAGTCCAGGGCTCCTGCAGTCCCTGCTGGAGAGAGGGCGGCAGCTTGGAGTGGAGGTACCTGAAGCCCAGCAGCTCCAGCGGCAGGTGGAACAGGCACAATGGCTGGATGAGGTTAAACGCACACTGGCCCCCTCAGCCCGAAGAGGCACCCTGGCTGTCATGCGGGGACTGTTGGTAGCAGGTGCCAGTGTGGCCCCTAGCCCTGTTGTGGACAAGGCCCAAGCCGAACTGCAGGAGCTACTGACCATTGCCGAACGCTGGGAGGAGAAGGCCCATCTCTGCCTGGAGGCCAGGCAGAAGCATCCACCAGCCACGCTTGAGGCCATAATTCATGAGGCAGAAAACATCCCTGTTCACCTGCCCAACATCCAGGCTCTCAAGGAGGCTCTTGCTAAGGCCCGGGCTTGGATTGCTGATGTGGACGAGATCCAAAATGGTGATCACTACCCCTGCCTGGATGACTTGGAGGGTCTGGTGGCTGTAGGCCGGGACCTACCTGTGGGGTTGGAGGAACTGAGACAGCTAGAGCTGCAGGTACTGACAGCGCACTCCTGGAgggagaaggcctccaagacctTCCTCAAGAATTCTTGCTACACTCTGCTGGAGGTGCTTTGCCCGTGTGCAGATGCCGGCTCAGACAGCACCAAGCGCAGCCGTTGGATGGAGAAGGAGCTGGGGTTGTACAAATCTGACACAGAGCTGCTGGGGCTATCTGCGCAGGacctcagggacccaggctctgTGATCGTGGCCTTCAAGGAGGGGgaacagaaggagaaggagggaatCCTGCAGCTACGTCGCACCAACTCCACCAAACCCAGCCCACTGGCATCATCGACCACAGCTTCCTCTGCAACctccatctgtgtgtgtgggCAGGTGCCAGCCGGGGTGGGAGCTCTGCAGTGTGACCTGTGTCAGGACTGGTTCCATGGGCGATGTGTGTCGGTACCCCGCCTCCTCAGTTCCCTAAGGCCCagtcccaccccatccccactgcTGGCCTGGTGGGAGTGGGACACCAAATTCTTGTGTCCGCTGTGCATGCGCTCACGGCGCCCACGCCTGGAGACCATCTTGGCACTGCTGGTAGCACTGCAGAGACTGCCTGTGCGGCTGCCTGAGGGTGAGGCCCTACAGTGCCTCACAGAGAGGGCCATCAGCTGGCAAGGCCGTGCAAGGCAGGCTCTGGCCTCTGAGGATGTGACTGCTCTGTTGGGACGGCTGGCTGAGCTTCGCCAGCGGCTGCAGGCTGAACCCAGGCCCGAGGAGCCCCCTACCTACCCTTCAGCCCCTGCCTCTGACCctctcagagaaggcagtggcaaggATATGCCTAAGGTGCAGGGGTTGCTAGAGAATGGAGACAGCATGACCAGTCCTGAGAAGGTAGCCCCGGGGGAGGGCTCAGACCTGGAGCTGCTGTCCTCGCTGTTGCCACAGTTGACTGGCCCTGTGTTGGAGCTGCCTGAGGCAACCCGGGCCCCCCTAGAGGAGCTCATGTTGGAGGGGGACTTGCTTGAGGTGACCCTGGATGAGAACCAGAGCATCTGGCAGCTGCTGCAGGCTGGGCAGCCTCCAGACGTGGAGCGGATCCGCACACTTCTGGAGCTGGAGAAGGCAGAGCGCCATGGGAGCCGAGCACGGGGCCGGGCACTggagaggcggcggcggcggaaaGCAGAtcggggtggggagggtgatGACCCAGCCCGAGAGGAGCTAGAGCCAAAGAGGGTACGGAGCTCAGGGCCAGAGGCCGAGGAGGCcccggaggaggaggagctggaggaggagactggtggtgagggcccacccccacccctgcccaccacTGACAGCCCCAGCGCCCAGGAGAATGGCTTGGAGCCTGCACTGGGGGCCAGTTCAGGCTCCTCGGGCCCTTTTCCCACTTTGACTCCCCTGTGCCCTGCTCACAGCAGCCGCCTCAGCAACAGCTGTGACAGTGGCTGAGCCTAGCACAGACCCCAACAGAGACCCCTTGGCCTCAAGGATCCTCTTTCTGACCATCAAGCCTGCTTCTTGGGAGGTGGGCGAGTAGGGGGGATgaccaccccagcccacccctgaGTCCCTTGACTTTTACATTCTGACTCCAAGGTATTGTTCAGACCTCAGCCCCTGGGGGCTGGCCCCTGGAGTCCCCCTCCCTGGTAGCCTCTAACCAGCATTCCTAGACACCTGAGGCAGATAGACGGATGGGCAGGTGGCAGGGGGGTGGCTGGGACTGGGCCAGCACCATTCCAGAGAGACAGCCAGTGCATATGCAAGCTGGGGGaatctcctctcccttctctccccagttGTGGCCCTGGCCAGGCCATGCTACACTAACCTCACCTCCCCCTCtcactcttcctcctcctccccccttctcctgcctccgtccctcccctcacctccttctcccttcccctgaCTTCCACCCAGGAGGAGGAAACTTCACATAGCTGTGCTcacagtttattattttaaataaatctggttggggagctgaggaGGGCTCCCTGAGATCTGAAGAAAGCTTTTGGTGCTTGTCCTCATTACCACCTTGACCTTCCCTCCATGTCCTGCcctgtctcctttcctcctcctgggtTCATGTTGTAATAAAAGAAGATTGTTGGTGTGTAATTAAtttgttcaaaagaaaaaaggcaaaacaagaaACTTGGTTCCAACTGAAgcctattttaattttattttattattttcctcttgttaGAAATAAAACCCTTAGcaacatttttttgaaaaaataaaaataaaaaaataaaaataaaaaataacatctttttaATCCTCAGTAATACCAACTGAACTCTCTGAGTGtttctactttcatttttctatgtTCGTCTATATCAAGGACAAGTGGTGCAGGTTATAAGGAACCAGAAGTAAAGTTTATAAATCTGAGTCTGGAACTGAGATGCTCAAGAATAAGGTTGAAGTGTGCTTGCTGGTCCTTTTCCTCTGGTAATTAACCCTGCCTTTCTCTAGCTAAAGAATCTCTTTAAAGGATGGATCACCCTCATTCACTCTCATGGGTGTGATTGGACTGGCAATAAGAGGCGTATGTGGGTAGCTCCCTCTTTTTATGAGGAGCTTTGTCTGCCCAGGCATCATCATTTGCTTTGCTCAGGCAGGCTAGGGGGGAAGATGATGATGAAT includes these proteins:
- the LOC139037762 gene encoding lysine-specific demethylase 5C-like isoform X1, coding for MEPGSDDFLPPPECPVFEPSWAEFRDPLGYIARIRPIAEKSGICKIRPPADWQPPFAVEVDNFRFTPRIQRLNELEAQTRVKLNYLDQIAKFWEIQGSSLKIPNVERRILDLSSLSKIVVEEGGYEAICKDRRWARVAQRLNYPPGKNIGSLLRSHYERIVYPYEMYQSGANLVQCNTRPFDNEEKDKEYKPHSIPLRQSVQPSKFNSYGRRAKRLQPDPEPTEEDIEKNPELKKLQIYGAGPKMMGLGLMAKDKTLRKKAKEGPECPPTVVVKEESGGDMKVESTSPKTFLESKEELSHSPEPCTKMTMRLRRNHSNAQFIESYVCRMCSRGDEDDKLLLCDGCDDNYHIFCLLPPLPEIPKGVWRCPKCVMAECKRPPEAFGFEQATREYTLQSFGEMADSFKADYFNMPVHMVPTELVEKEFWRLVNSIEEDVTVEYGADIHSKEFGSGFPVSDSKRHLTPEEEEYATSGWNLNVMPVLEQSVLCHINADISGMKVPWLYVGMVFSAFCWHIEDHWSYSINYLHWGEPKTWYGVPSLAAEHLEEVMKKLTPELFDSQPDLLHQLVTLMNPNTLMSHGVPVVRTNQCAGEFVITFPRAYHSGFNQGYNFAEAVNFCTADWLPAGRQCIEHYRRLRRYCVFSHEELICKMAACPEKLDLNLAAAVHKEMFIMVQEERRLRKALLEKGITEAEREAFELLPDDERQCIKCKTTCFLSALACYDCPDGLVCLSHINDLCKCSSSRQYLRYRYTLDELPAMLHKLKVRAESFDTWANKVRVALEVEDGRKRSLEELRALESEARERRFPNSELLQRLKNCLSEAEACVSRALGLVSGQEAGPHRMAGLQMTLAELRAFLEQMNNLPCAMHQIGDVKGILEQVEAYQAEACEALASLPSSPGLLQSLLERGRQLGVEVPEAQQLQRQVEQAQWLDEVKRTLAPSARRGTLAVMRGLLVAGASVAPSPVVDKAQAELQELLTIAERWEEKAHLCLEARQKHPPATLEAIIHEAENIPVHLPNIQALKEALAKARAWIADVDEIQNGDHYPCLDDLEGLVAVGRDLPVGLEELRQLELQVLTAHSWREKASKTFLKNSCYTLLEVLCPCADAGSDSTKRSRWMEKELGLYKSDTELLGLSAQDLRDPGSVIVAFKEGEQKEKEGILQLRRTNSTKPSPLASSTTASSATSICVCGQVPAGVGALQCDLCQDWFHGRCVSVPRLLSSLRPSPTPSPLLAWWEWDTKFLCPLCMRSRRPRLETILALLVALQRLPVRLPEGEALQCLTERAISWQGRARQALASEDVTALLGRLAELRQRLQAEPRPEEPPTYPSAPASDPLREGSGKDMPKVQGLLENGDSMTSPEKVAPGEGSDLELLSSLLPQLTGPVLELPEATRAPLEELMLEGDLLEVTLDENQSIWQLLQAGQPPDVERIRTLLELEKAERHGSRARGRALERRRRRKADRGGEGDDPAREELEPKRVRSSGPEAEEAPEEEELEEETGGEGPPPPLPTTDSPSAQENGLEPALGASSGSSGPFPTLTPLCPAHSSRLSNSCDSG
- the LOC139037762 gene encoding lysine-specific demethylase 5C-like isoform X2, whose product is MEPGSDDFLPPPECPVFEPSWAEFRDPLGYIARIRPIAEKSGICKIRPPADWQPPFAVEVDNFRFTPRIQRLNELEAQTRVKLNYLDQIAKFWEIQGSSLKIPNVERRILDLSSLSKIVVEEGGYEAICKDRRWARVAQRLNYPPGKNIGSLLRSHYERIVYPYEMYQSGANLVQCNTRPFDNEEKDKEYKPHSIPLRQSVQPSKFNSYGRRAKRLQPDPEPTEEDIEKNPELKKLQIYGAGPKMMGLGLMAKDKTLRKKAKEGPECPPTVVVKEESGGDMKVESTSPKTFLESKEELSHSPEPCTKMTMRLRRNHSNAQFIESYVCRMCSRGDEDDKLLLCDGCDDNYHIFCLLPPLPEIPKGVWRCPKCVMAECKRPPEAFGFEQATREYTLQSFGEMADSFKADYFNMPVHMVPTELVEKEFWRLVNSIEEDVTVEYGADIHSKEFGSGFPVSDSKRHLTPEEEEYATSGWNLNVMPVLEQSVLCHINADISGMKVPWLYVGMVFSAFCWHIEDHWSYSINYLHWGEPKTWYGVPSLAAEHLEEVMKKLTPELFDSQPDLLHQLVTLMNPNTLMSHGVPVVRTNQCAGEFVITFPRAYHSGFNQGYNFAEAVNFCTADWLPAGRQCIEHYRRLRRYCVFSHEELICKMAACPEKLDLNLAAAVHKEMFIMVQEERRLRKALLEKGITEAEREAFELLPDDERQCIKCKTTCFLSALACYDCPDGLVCLSHINDLCKCSSSRQYLRYRYTLDELPAMLHKLKVRAESFDTWANKVRVALEVEDGRKRSLEELRALESEARERRFPNSELLQRLKNCLSEAEACVSRALGLVSGQEAGPHRMAGLQMTLAELRAFLEQMNNLPCAMHQIGDVKGILEQVEAYQAEACEALASLPSSPGLLQSLLERGRQLGVEVPEAQQLQRQVEQAQWLDEVKRTLAPSARRGTLAVMRGLLVAGASVAPSPVVDKAQAELQELLTIAERWEEKAHLCLEARQKHPPATLEAIIHEAENIPVHLPNIQALKEALAKARAWIADVDEIQNGDHYPCLDDLEGLVAVGRDLPVGLEELRQLELQVLTAHSWREKASKTFLKNSCYTLLEVLCPCADAGSDSTKRSRWMEKELGLYKSDTELLGLSAQDLRDPGSVIVAFKEGEQKEKEGILQLRRTNSTKPSPLASSTTASSATSICVCGQVPAGVGALQCDLCQDWFHGRCVSVPRLLSSLRPSPTPSPLLAWWEWDTKFLCPLCMRSRRPRLETILALLVALQRLPVRLPEGEALQCLTERAISWQGRARQALASEDVTALLGRLAELRQRLQAEPRPEEPPTYPSAPASDPLREGSGKDMPKVQGLLENGDSMTSPEKVAPGEGSDLELLSSLLPQLTGPVLELPEATRAPLEELMLEGDLLEVTLDENQSIPESLDFYILTPRYCSDLSPWGLAPGVPLPGSL